The Rhodopirellula islandica genome contains the following window.
GCTGGGTAAACGATCGGCGAATCCACATGACGAGCGATTTTGAATGACGAGCGACTCGGAATAACGTCCTGGACACACGCGTGTCCGACCAGCGACAATTCGAAAGTGGGATCCGCCTGCTAGTGGTCCGTCAAAGTTAAAAGTGAGGGTTGATCGTAGTGGACGAGGCCACGAGTCCTTGGATTTTACGCCAGTTCAGGACTCGTGGCCTCGTCCACTACCCTAAAAACAAGTCCTGACAGACCACTAGTGGATTGTCAATCGCATCAGCCCTCCCCCCGTGCAAGCGACAGACTGGAAGCCGATCCCACTTTGCTGGACCAAGGTCCAACCCAAACCTAGCACGCGGATCGAATTCCTCCGCCTGATTGCTCCCGCCATCCCGTCGCTGAGTCCACGATGCCCAACGAACCAGCCGCACATCCCGACCAATCCAACCTCACGGATCGCAGATCGGAAGAAGCGGATCGCCCCCGCGACCAGAAAGCTCGCCAACCAAAGGCGTCGATCCGCCGTCGGATCCTGCGAACATCGGGCTTGCTGGCGGTCATCTACGTCATCGTTTGCGTGGGATTGGTGGTCATGGAAACGCGTTTGCTATTCCCAGGTGCCTACTTCGACACCAGCATTCTGATGGACCCGAATCGCTTCAAACCCGACCATCCCACACCGGGCGTCGTGGAAACGATGAGCTACCCGGCGGTCGATGGAGCGGATCTGGAAGGCCGCTTGCTGATTCGCGAAGATGCGGACGACGTGGTTCTCTTTTTGCACGGCAACGGCATCCACGCAGACGAAATGGATGACTGGACTCGACGGTTGTCAGACAGTTGGAACGCGACGGTCCTGACCGCCGAGTACCGAGGCTTCCAGAGCGACGGGTTCACGCCCAGTGACACCAGCACGATCGAAGACGCGGTGTGTGCGATCGATGCCCTGTCCCACACCACCGGAACCCCCGTGTCAGAAATCATGATCTACGGTCGATCGCTGGGGGGAGGTGTCGCCTGTGGATTGGTCGCTGCTCTGCATGAACGCGGCGATTCGATCGAGGCGTTGCTGCTGGACCGAACCTTCGATAGCGCTGCCAGTGTCGGCGCGGATCGATTCTTCTTCCTGCCGGTGCGCTGGCTGATGAAGAACCAATACGACAGTGTTCAGGCCCTGCAAAACTATGAAGGTGCTCTGGTCCAAATCCACGGCGTGCCGGACCGCATCGTGCCCCGAAAGAACGGGCGGGCCCTCTACGATTCACTGACGCTCGAACACAGCGACTGGATCGAACTGCCTGACATGTTCCACAACGATCGTCTGCCCACCAAGACACTGGACCAAGCCGGCCAAAAACTGAAAGCCCTTCGCGAACAAGCCTTCCCTGCAACGAACTCACCTGTCAGTGAACCGGACGCAGCCTCCAACGCAGATTCATCCTCCGCTGAATAGCTGAACCGCAGAGGCCGCTTCCACTCGGCTCATCTCATCCGCCGCCCGGGTCCCCGGATCCACACAACAGGTTCGCAAGACTGCTGGTGGAATGCTACCCAATCCTCGGTGGCGAAATCGCTCGTAGTCGAACACGCCGGCTTCCGCCAACTTGGCCTCCATTCGTTGAGCATGATCCGGGTTGGATGCCACCAAGGTTCGATCCTGACCACGCGTTTCTCCCGACGCGACTCCCCGAATCCGAAACAAGAACATCGGTGGACGAACCACACACACTCGATGCTCCTCGAACAACTTGGGCGCGTACCGAAGCAAGAACCCCAGCACCAAGACGCCGCAATGGATGCCGTCAGCGTCGGGATCCATCAGCACAACCAATCTCGCATAGCGACATGTTTCAGCGGTTCGCAACGCGGCGATCCAGTCTTCGCCGGGATTGATCCGTCGATCCAATAACGTCGATGCAAATCGAGTCAGCACCTCGTTTCGAAGTGCCACGGATGCCGTGGCTTTGGCAACGTTCATCGGCTTGCCTTGCAGAGCCAAGATCGATTGCCGGGTTGCATCCCGAACTTGATTGACCGACTTCGCCGCGCTGTCGCCTTCGACGATCAGCAACTCGGCTTGGTCCGGTGTGACGCCCGTTCGCGCGGGATCGTCCATCGGATAGTGCACCGGGGCTTTGCCGTACGGGGCAAAGTACGGCCCGCTCACGGCACCGCGACGGTCAATGCACGAATATCCGCGATCAACTCACGCATCGATTGGTAGCGATCAGCGGGACGTTTCGCGATGGCCTTCATGACCACCGCGTCGACTTCTTTGGGAATCCCATACTGGGGCGACTTTTCGCTGGGCGGTGGGACATCCGCGTGCTTGATGTTGTCAAACGTTTCGTCAATCGTTCGCCCCCGGAACGGCTCCCGAATCGCCAGCGATTCGTACAGCACCACACCAGCACTGAAGATATCCGTTCGTTCATCGATCCCACGGTTCCCGTTGACTTGTTCGGGCGACATGTACAGCGGCGTGCCTGGACGTTGCCCGCCACCGGTCAAGGTCTGAAGTTGTGTTTCAGTTTTGGTCTCATGATCGGGCTGCATCTGTTGACGATGCAACGTCTGCGCATCATCGGCGTGCCCCCAAACCTTGGCCACACCCCAATCGAGCAAGATGACTTCGCCAAAGTTGCCAACCCAAATGTTTTCGGGTTTGACGTCGCGGTGAATCACCCCACGAGCGTGTGCGTAAGCCAGCGCCTGACAAGCATCGGCGACAATTTCCAAACGGCGTTGCAGCGGGAACGCGGCGACGGCGAGTTCATCCTTGCGAGCGATCCGCTTCAACGATTCAAACAGGTTCTCACCGGAGATCCGCTTCATCGTGAAGTACACGCCTTCAATATCATCGTCCCCAATCTCGTAGACCGGCACCGTGTTGGGGTGCTGCAACTGAGCCGTGACGCGAGCCTCCCGCAGCAAACGCCGACGTTCGTAGCGATCCGTTCGAATCTCTGGCAACAGCTTCTTGATCGCCACCGTTCGGCCAATGACCGAATCGACCCCGGCCTGCAAAACCGCCGTGGCACCACGTGCCATCTCGCGCAGTCCCGTGTATCGCTTCAGCCCCTGGGGCGGAGGCGATGGGATGTCGTTGTCGGTACCAGCCAGAATGATGGTCGATTCATTGCTCATCTTCGAATTGTATCCTGCACCTGCCATTGCCGACCACTGGCCATCCTGTCGTCAAAAGCAACGCACCGTCCCTTCCTCTTTTGCCTTTTCCTCTTCCTGTCTTCGAACTTGCCACGCCCACATGATGCTGCGTTCCGAGGGTCGACGCACGCACGAGCGAATGGCTCAAGATGCAACGCCGTTCCACGCGACCTTCCCCCAACCAGATCGAGTATCCTCAACGTCCGCTTGGCATCAACGATCCCCCCTGT
Protein-coding sequences here:
- a CDS encoding alpha/beta hydrolase is translated as MPNEPAAHPDQSNLTDRRSEEADRPRDQKARQPKASIRRRILRTSGLLAVIYVIVCVGLVVMETRLLFPGAYFDTSILMDPNRFKPDHPTPGVVETMSYPAVDGADLEGRLLIREDADDVVLFLHGNGIHADEMDDWTRRLSDSWNATVLTAEYRGFQSDGFTPSDTSTIEDAVCAIDALSHTTGTPVSEIMIYGRSLGGGVACGLVAALHERGDSIEALLLDRTFDSAASVGADRFFFLPVRWLMKNQYDSVQALQNYEGALVQIHGVPDRIVPRKNGRALYDSLTLEHSDWIELPDMFHNDRLPTKTLDQAGQKLKALREQAFPATNSPVSEPDAASNADSSSAE
- a CDS encoding toprim domain-containing protein; protein product: MSGPYFAPYGKAPVHYPMDDPARTGVTPDQAELLIVEGDSAAKSVNQVRDATRQSILALQGKPMNVAKATASVALRNEVLTRFASTLLDRRINPGEDWIAALRTAETCRYARLVVLMDPDADGIHCGVLVLGFLLRYAPKLFEEHRVCVVRPPMFLFRIRGVASGETRGQDRTLVASNPDHAQRMEAKLAEAGVFDYERFRHRGLGSIPPAVLRTCCVDPGTRAADEMSRVEAASAVQLFSGG
- a CDS encoding serine/threonine-protein kinase; amino-acid sequence: MSNESTIILAGTDNDIPSPPPQGLKRYTGLREMARGATAVLQAGVDSVIGRTVAIKKLLPEIRTDRYERRRLLREARVTAQLQHPNTVPVYEIGDDDIEGVYFTMKRISGENLFESLKRIARKDELAVAAFPLQRRLEIVADACQALAYAHARGVIHRDVKPENIWVGNFGEVILLDWGVAKVWGHADDAQTLHRQQMQPDHETKTETQLQTLTGGGQRPGTPLYMSPEQVNGNRGIDERTDIFSAGVVLYESLAIREPFRGRTIDETFDNIKHADVPPPSEKSPQYGIPKEVDAVVMKAIAKRPADRYQSMRELIADIRALTVAVP